The Methanofollis sp. UBA420 genome contains a region encoding:
- a CDS encoding hydrogenase maturation nickel metallochaperone HypA, whose protein sequence is MHEYSIAYDIFATAQRAAVENHATQVKAVKVDVGEFAMVNPEQVKFLFEVIAEDDPIFAGVSMECRTVKVRTRCDCGYEGDEKFVCPTCGGLPHIVEGKEIVVTKIEIEVNDS, encoded by the coding sequence ATGCACGAATACAGCATCGCGTACGACATCTTTGCCACAGCCCAGCGCGCTGCCGTCGAGAACCATGCAACGCAGGTGAAGGCGGTCAAGGTCGACGTCGGCGAATTTGCGATGGTCAACCCCGAACAGGTGAAGTTTCTCTTTGAGGTCATCGCCGAGGACGACCCCATCTTTGCAGGCGTCTCTATGGAGTGCCGAACCGTGAAGGTGCGCACCCGTTGCGACTGTGGCTATGAGGGCGACGAGAAGTTCGTCTGCCCCACGTGCGGAGGTCTCCCCCACATTGTCGAGGGAAAAGAGATTGTAGTCACCAAAATTGAGATAGAAGTGAACGATTCATGA
- a CDS encoding HypC/HybG/HupF family hydrogenase formation chaperone, with protein sequence MCVAVPAEVIEIKDDKTGVVDYGDLRQEVRLDLVDVKVGEFVLVHVGFAIQKLSREEGLSTRELFKEVYAAMEE encoded by the coding sequence ATGTGTGTTGCAGTTCCTGCCGAAGTAATCGAGATCAAGGACGACAAGACCGGTGTCGTCGACTACGGCGACCTCAGGCAGGAGGTAAGGCTTGATCTCGTCGATGTCAAAGTAGGCGAGTTCGTCCTCGTCCATGTCGGCTTTGCTATCCAGAAACTCAGCCGCGAGGAGGGCCTGTCGACAAGAGAACTCTTTAAAGAAGTCTACGCAGCGATGGAAGAGTAA
- a CDS encoding PAS domain S-box protein — MEMRDEGRASAAAGALGFSDQGLLWQRIFDAIEDPVFIQDPDGIILLANRAVGDLLGVDAGEVVGKPCYVVIHQTPTFIEGCPFVRSKTSGKRESYTLWMFGRWFRVSIDPILHPERGVIGAIHIITDVSDIKRVDELRSRLASILETSEDAIIGASAEGRITSLNAAAVGLLGTTPDEAIGLPVSHFVPDPLFKTWEETAQAVVGGRAGRRFESEVLRLDGTNHEVSVGISPIRDERGVVSGYSCLIHDLTPQRKAERALIAYVAEAALRMKVPLGGVAHEIGNVAPLLDSGQIRPEDAATILRVQKAHLDQILQNLADLDRAVAESAEEIPEAYRRFLSGE; from the coding sequence ATGGAGATGCGTGATGAGGGGAGGGCCAGTGCCGCAGCAGGGGCCCTTGGCTTTTCTGACCAGGGGTTACTCTGGCAACGGATATTTGACGCCATAGAAGACCCTGTCTTCATTCAAGATCCAGATGGCATCATTCTCCTGGCAAACCGGGCCGTGGGTGACCTTCTCGGCGTCGATGCCGGAGAGGTTGTCGGGAAACCCTGTTATGTCGTGATCCACCAGACCCCGACATTCATCGAGGGCTGTCCCTTTGTCAGGTCGAAGACCTCGGGAAAGAGGGAGAGCTACACCCTCTGGATGTTTGGCCGGTGGTTCAGGGTCTCGATCGACCCGATCCTCCACCCTGAGCGCGGTGTCATCGGTGCGATCCATATCATCACCGACGTCTCCGACATCAAGAGGGTCGATGAGTTGCGGTCCAGGCTTGCATCGATCCTTGAGACGAGCGAGGACGCCATCATCGGCGCCTCTGCGGAGGGCCGGATCACCTCCCTGAACGCTGCAGCCGTCGGTCTCCTCGGCACTACGCCTGACGAGGCCATAGGCCTGCCGGTCTCGCATTTTGTCCCCGACCCCCTTTTCAAGACATGGGAGGAGACGGCACAGGCCGTCGTCGGGGGCAGGGCAGGACGGCGCTTTGAGTCCGAGGTCCTCCGTCTGGACGGCACGAACCATGAGGTTTCGGTCGGCATCTCCCCCATCCGAGATGAACGTGGTGTCGTGTCTGGCTACTCCTGTCTCATTCACGACCTCACACCCCAGAGGAAGGCCGAACGTGCCCTTATCGCCTATGTCGCCGAGGCCGCCCTGCGGATGAAGGTGCCGCTCGGCGGCGTCGCGCATGAAATCGGCAATGTCGCCCCCCTTCTGGACTCGGGACAAATCCGGCCCGAGGACGCGGCCACCATTCTCCGGGTGCAGAAGGCCCACCTCGACCAGATCCTCCAGAACCTTGCCGACCTCGACCGTGCGGTCGCCGAGTCTGCCGAAGAGATCCCTGAGGCCTACCGTCGCTTCCTCTCCGGGGAATAA
- a CDS encoding Hsp20/alpha crystallin family protein, with amino-acid sequence MTEIRIAPAVYAMPDENHENLHIEIELPGVDKKDITLRMHDDSFFVQASKEGTRYAGSYATCCPIDYEKAKASYHNGLLTVDVPYKKPRARGIEIPVQ; translated from the coding sequence ATGACCGAGATCCGGATCGCGCCGGCGGTGTACGCCATGCCGGACGAAAACCACGAAAATCTCCATATCGAGATAGAATTACCCGGCGTCGACAAAAAGGACATCACGCTCAGAATGCACGACGATAGTTTCTTTGTCCAGGCATCGAAGGAGGGGACCAGATATGCGGGCTCCTATGCCACCTGCTGTCCGATCGATTATGAGAAAGCGAAGGCATCCTATCACAACGGGCTGTTGACCGTGGATGTCCCGTACAAAAAGCCCCGGGCAAGGGGCATTGAGATTCCCGTCCAGTAA
- a CDS encoding HEAT repeat domain-containing protein, whose product MDNSAGPDLSDDTLPVENDVAPSPEVLDRAVADDLDGLTDILFHGQTQKVREDAALAIGMLMGAEAVGPFIELFAEDDRDLRMAASWGLSAIGTPAIDGLIAALSAEDAATRMWAAYTLGAIGHCKAEVALGKVLKDEDADVRWWASWALDQILQRHGCCNGC is encoded by the coding sequence ATGGACAATTCTGCAGGACCGGACCTCTCCGATGACACCCTCCCCGTCGAGAACGACGTTGCACCCTCCCCTGAGGTGCTCGATCGCGCCGTCGCCGACGATCTCGACGGCCTCACCGACATCCTCTTCCACGGACAAACGCAGAAGGTCAGGGAAGACGCCGCCCTTGCCATCGGCATGCTGATGGGTGCGGAGGCGGTCGGGCCTTTTATCGAACTCTTCGCCGAGGATGACCGCGACCTGCGGATGGCCGCTTCGTGGGGGCTCTCCGCGATCGGGACGCCGGCCATCGACGGTCTCATCGCTGCGCTCTCTGCGGAGGACGCCGCCACCAGAATGTGGGCGGCCTACACTCTCGGCGCCATCGGGCACTGCAAGGCCGAGGTTGCACTCGGAAAGGTGCTGAAGGACGAGGACGCCGACGTCAGGTGGTGGGCTTCCTGGGCCCTGGACCAGATCCTGCAGAGGCACGGCTGCTGCAACGGGTGCTGA
- a CDS encoding flavodoxin domain-containing protein: protein MPPRILVAYATKHETTREIADAIADTLRGEGLDVEAVPAGKVTSVAGYDAVVIGSPIYMGKILKEAKQFVDHFADALQEKPVAAFVVGMSCKDLTDENRRKVKAAMEPITARIRIRGEMGMFAGRMNPSYIPVLGLFMRYDEAKTEDARDWEAIRVWTGRLPASLGIAMHPIPA, encoded by the coding sequence ATGCCGCCACGCATCCTCGTCGCCTATGCGACAAAGCATGAGACCACGCGGGAGATCGCCGACGCCATCGCCGACACCCTCCGGGGGGAGGGCCTCGACGTCGAGGCCGTGCCTGCCGGGAAGGTGACATCTGTTGCCGGATACGATGCCGTCGTCATCGGCTCGCCTATCTATATGGGGAAGATCCTGAAGGAGGCAAAGCAGTTTGTCGACCATTTCGCCGACGCCCTCCAGGAAAAACCGGTCGCGGCCTTTGTCGTCGGTATGAGCTGCAAAGACCTGACCGATGAGAATCGCAGGAAGGTGAAGGCGGCGATGGAGCCCATCACCGCTCGCATCCGCATCAGGGGGGAGATGGGGATGTTTGCCGGGAGGATGAACCCTTCCTATATCCCGGTGCTCGGCCTTTTCATGCGATATGACGAGGCGAAGACCGAGGACGCCCGGGACTGGGAGGCAATCCGGGTGTGGACCGGGAGACTGCCCGCCAGTCTCGGCATCGCTATGCATCCCATTCCTGCCTGA
- the recQ gene encoding DNA helicase RecQ, whose protein sequence is MAAIDALLKKYWGYTSFLPHQREIIASVLEGRDTVAIMATGGGKSLCYQVPALYLGGLTLVVSPLISLMKDQVDDLNLRGIPAAAYTGTLTYQERTEVERQLAENTLRLLFLSPEKCMQSGFLKSLGRYPVRLIAIDEAHCISEWGHNFRPEYRQLSRLKKHFPDVPIVALTATAIPEVRKDLARQLGLSEPREFVGSFNRTNLRYSVVSKEKPMALLLSCINRHRKESGIVYCFRKKETEEIARDLRKYGYRALAYHAGLPNSVRENVQDDFLYGRVQVVCATVAFGMGIDKPDVRYVVHYDLPKTVESYYQETGRAGRDGQDSECILFYDPEESGRVRSMLEHGGQDERHIRIAVQKLDDMVGYCETTGCRRKYLLNYFGEEYARENCGMCDTCDHSGETIDGTEYARKIIGCVGQLPAHFGVDLIADVLRGSKNAKVRDNRFNLLPVYATGAEQSKKQYRIWVPDLVRQGYLGRTGDRSPVICLTDKSAAVMRGEVRVMLPAPEGGAKKRRVEDTLSAENRELFVALKALRTSIAGRDSVPPSVVFPDKILIEIARLRPCDRDSLGNIAGVGTKRLEKYGPDFLSAIRRYCSG, encoded by the coding sequence ATGGCTGCCATCGACGCACTCCTGAAAAAATACTGGGGCTATACCTCATTTTTGCCGCACCAGCGGGAGATCATCGCATCGGTCCTGGAGGGGCGGGACACGGTGGCGATCATGGCGACAGGGGGCGGAAAGTCCCTCTGCTATCAGGTGCCCGCCCTGTACCTCGGCGGCCTGACCCTTGTCGTTTCCCCTCTCATCTCGCTTATGAAGGACCAGGTCGACGACCTGAACCTGCGGGGGATCCCCGCGGCCGCCTACACCGGCACTCTCACGTACCAGGAGAGGACGGAGGTCGAGAGGCAGTTGGCGGAAAACACCCTCAGACTGCTCTTCCTCTCGCCGGAGAAGTGTATGCAGTCAGGTTTCCTGAAATCCCTCGGCCGATATCCCGTCCGCCTTATCGCCATCGACGAGGCGCACTGCATTTCTGAATGGGGCCACAACTTCAGGCCCGAGTACAGGCAACTGTCCCGGCTGAAGAAACACTTCCCCGATGTTCCCATCGTCGCGTTGACGGCCACTGCCATCCCCGAGGTCAGGAAAGATCTCGCCCGGCAGCTTGGCCTCTCGGAGCCCCGTGAATTCGTCGGCAGTTTCAACCGCACAAACCTCCGGTATAGTGTCGTCTCGAAAGAGAAACCGATGGCCCTGCTTCTTTCCTGTATCAACCGGCACAGGAAGGAGTCAGGGATCGTCTACTGCTTTCGCAAGAAAGAGACAGAAGAGATCGCCCGGGACCTCAGGAAATATGGGTACAGGGCACTCGCATACCATGCAGGCCTCCCGAACAGTGTCAGGGAGAATGTCCAGGACGATTTTCTCTATGGCCGCGTGCAGGTCGTCTGCGCCACCGTTGCCTTCGGCATGGGCATAGACAAACCCGACGTCCGCTATGTCGTCCACTACGACTTGCCAAAGACTGTCGAGTCCTACTACCAGGAGACAGGCCGGGCAGGGCGGGACGGTCAGGACAGCGAGTGCATCCTCTTCTACGACCCGGAAGAGTCTGGCAGGGTCAGGTCCATGCTCGAGCACGGCGGACAGGACGAGCGTCACATCCGCATTGCAGTCCAGAAACTGGATGACATGGTTGGCTATTGCGAGACGACCGGATGCCGGCGAAAATACCTGCTGAACTACTTCGGGGAGGAATATGCCCGAGAAAACTGCGGCATGTGCGACACCTGCGATCACTCCGGGGAGACGATCGACGGCACCGAATACGCGAGAAAGATCATCGGGTGCGTGGGGCAGTTGCCGGCGCACTTCGGGGTCGATCTCATTGCCGACGTGTTGAGAGGTTCGAAGAACGCAAAAGTCAGGGATAACCGCTTCAACCTCCTTCCCGTCTATGCGACAGGTGCGGAGCAGAGCAAAAAGCAGTACCGGATATGGGTCCCGGACCTTGTCAGGCAGGGATACCTGGGGCGGACAGGCGACAGATCTCCGGTCATCTGCCTGACCGATAAGAGCGCCGCGGTCATGAGGGGAGAGGTCAGGGTCATGCTCCCGGCGCCTGAAGGCGGTGCGAAGAAGAGGCGGGTCGAGGACACCCTGAGTGCCGAGAACCGGGAACTGTTCGTCGCGTTGAAGGCCCTGCGCACATCGATTGCAGGCCGAGACAGTGTGCCGCCCTCTGTCGTATTCCCTGACAAAATCCTGATTGAGATAGCCCGTCTCCGCCCCTGCGATCGTGACAGCCTGGGAAACATCGCCGGCGTCGGCACGAAGCGGCTGGAAAAATATGGCCCCGACTTTCTCTCCGCCATCAGACGCTATTGTTCTGGATAG
- a CDS encoding EVE domain-containing protein, whose protein sequence is MTRWLATSTRENAEIVIKKQIWGVPKKDVSQINRIRPGDTLLLYVGHEEIDRDITLPPAITGCFEIVSSVYEDTEPIFTAPRKLGNEVFPLRFRLKTITIFDPPVEFTPLIPRLKFIADKKQWSEHIKGQAMRAITEEDHALIMKAAMKTAEAPRG, encoded by the coding sequence ATGACCCGCTGGCTTGCCACCTCCACACGTGAGAATGCAGAGATCGTGATAAAAAAACAAATATGGGGCGTCCCGAAGAAGGACGTCAGCCAGATCAACAGGATCAGGCCCGGCGACACCCTGCTCCTCTATGTCGGGCACGAGGAGATTGATAGGGACATCACCCTCCCGCCCGCGATCACCGGGTGCTTCGAGATCGTTTCCAGCGTCTATGAGGACACAGAGCCGATCTTCACCGCCCCCAGAAAACTCGGGAACGAGGTCTTCCCCCTGCGGTTCAGACTGAAAACGATCACGATCTTCGACCCACCCGTGGAGTTCACGCCCCTGATCCCTCGCCTGAAATTCATCGCCGACAAAAAGCAGTGGTCAGAGCACATCAAGGGGCAGGCGATGCGGGCGATCACCGAGGAAGACCATGCACTCATCATGAAGGCGGCCATGAAAACGGCAGAGGCACCGCGGGGCTGA
- a CDS encoding archaeosine biosynthesis radical SAM protein RaSEA, which produces MLSIQSIKPLAAWKGKDRYEDDILDSLTVIFKSGGCSYRRCLMCGYRFEGYFGAQTEEVLAALRGQLAWVQENFDLSQVGMVKIFTSGSFLDPVEVPPTFREEIARAFAGKVVVVETRPEYVETEALAEMAEALGSPIHVAMGLETTDDAIREKSIQKGFSFADFIEASKRAKAAGAGVKAYLLLKPLFLTEKEAIEDMKTSIMDVAPYCGMISMNACTVQKRTELEHLWKEQAYRPPYLWSILEVLGNVDPGVPVFCDPVGGGHLRGPHNCGKCDRDIIDGINEYALTGDVELIRALAEIECACKKEWEYVLGHEKPWSMPLTR; this is translated from the coding sequence ATGTTATCTATACAATCTATCAAGCCATTGGCCGCGTGGAAAGGAAAAGACCGTTACGAAGATGATATCCTCGATTCCCTGACCGTAATCTTTAAAAGCGGAGGATGCTCATACCGGCGCTGTCTGATGTGCGGTTACCGTTTTGAGGGCTATTTCGGGGCTCAAACCGAGGAGGTCCTTGCCGCTCTCAGGGGACAACTCGCCTGGGTGCAGGAGAACTTCGACCTCTCACAGGTCGGGATGGTGAAGATCTTCACGTCGGGCAGTTTTCTGGACCCTGTCGAGGTGCCGCCGACTTTCAGGGAAGAGATCGCGCGGGCCTTTGCCGGGAAGGTTGTCGTCGTCGAGACACGGCCCGAGTATGTGGAGACCGAGGCGCTCGCGGAGATGGCTGAGGCTCTCGGTTCCCCCATCCACGTAGCGATGGGGCTTGAGACGACAGACGACGCCATCAGGGAGAAGTCGATCCAGAAGGGGTTCAGCTTTGCCGACTTCATCGAGGCATCGAAGAGAGCGAAGGCGGCGGGCGCCGGAGTGAAGGCCTACCTCCTCTTAAAGCCGCTCTTCCTCACCGAGAAGGAGGCCATCGAGGACATGAAGACTTCCATCATGGACGTGGCGCCGTACTGCGGCATGATCTCGATGAACGCCTGCACCGTCCAGAAAAGAACAGAACTGGAACATCTCTGGAAGGAGCAGGCCTACCGCCCGCCGTACCTCTGGAGCATCCTTGAAGTGCTTGGAAACGTTGATCCCGGCGTCCCGGTCTTCTGCGACCCGGTCGGCGGCGGCCATCTCAGGGGCCCGCACAACTGCGGAAAGTGCGACCGCGATATCATCGACGGCATCAACGAGTACGCCCTCACCGGCGACGTGGAACTGATCCGCGCCCTCGCGGAGATCGAATGCGCGTGCAAAAAAGAGTGGGAATATGTCCTCGGGCACGAGAAGCCCTGGTCTATGCCCCTCACCCGTTGA
- a CDS encoding TIGR00300 family protein: MQISREIELEGHIIDSGIMTLVFDRIMDMGGNFEILTFEVGKKKTDTSYACLKVSAADETQLEAILSELYRLGAHLSVVADARLVPAEGDRIVPKDFYSTTNHPTYVKYEGEWLSVENIEMDCLVVVDPVTQRACCTPLSKLTKGSLVVVGEDGVKVDYPERPREKSRFEFMQGTVSPERPSETLIEKIATEIVEVKRSGGKIVLVGGPAIIHTGGGPALAKLVHDGYIDALFAGNALATHDIESNLFGTSLGMDIKTAKLVTGGHKHHIYAISEVMRAGSIKNAVEQGIVTGGVMYECVRNNVPFVLAGSIRDDGPLPDVITDVMEAQDAMRKHLKGAKMVLMVATLLHSVAVGNCLPSSVKTLCVDINPASLTKLMDRGTSQAIGIVSDAGTFFPMLAKKLDELSEKING; encoded by the coding sequence ATGCAGATCTCCCGGGAGATAGAACTGGAAGGGCATATTATCGATTCAGGTATCATGACCCTTGTCTTCGACCGGATCATGGATATGGGCGGGAACTTCGAGATCCTTACCTTTGAAGTGGGGAAGAAAAAGACCGACACGAGTTATGCCTGCCTGAAGGTGAGTGCTGCCGACGAAACGCAGCTTGAGGCGATCCTCAGCGAACTCTACCGTCTTGGTGCCCATCTTTCTGTGGTGGCCGACGCGCGGCTGGTCCCGGCCGAAGGCGACCGTATCGTCCCCAAGGACTTTTACTCGACGACCAACCACCCGACCTATGTGAAGTATGAGGGTGAATGGCTCTCTGTCGAGAACATCGAAATGGACTGCCTCGTTGTCGTGGACCCGGTCACACAGCGCGCCTGCTGCACTCCTCTCTCCAAATTGACGAAGGGCAGCCTCGTCGTCGTTGGCGAGGACGGCGTCAAGGTGGACTATCCCGAACGCCCCCGTGAGAAGAGCAGGTTTGAGTTCATGCAGGGAACCGTCTCGCCCGAGCGCCCGTCAGAGACCCTGATCGAGAAGATCGCAACGGAGATCGTCGAGGTGAAGCGGTCGGGCGGGAAGATCGTCCTTGTCGGCGGCCCGGCGATCATCCACACCGGAGGCGGCCCGGCCCTTGCGAAACTCGTCCATGACGGCTACATCGACGCCCTCTTCGCCGGGAACGCCCTTGCGACCCATGACATCGAGTCGAACCTCTTCGGCACCTCTCTCGGCATGGACATCAAGACCGCAAAACTCGTCACCGGCGGGCACAAGCACCACATCTATGCGATCTCCGAGGTGATGCGCGCGGGCTCGATCAAGAACGCCGTCGAGCAGGGCATCGTCACCGGCGGCGTGATGTACGAGTGCGTCAGGAACAATGTCCCCTTCGTCCTCGCCGGTTCGATCCGCGACGACGGTCCCCTCCCTGACGTGATCACCGATGTCATGGAGGCGCAGGACGCAATGAGAAAGCATCTCAAGGGCGCGAAGATGGTGCTGATGGTGGCGACCCTCCTCCACTCGGTGGCCGTCGGCAACTGTCTCCCCTCGAGCGTGAAGACGCTCTGCGTCGATATCAACCCGGCCTCCCTGACCAAGTTGATGGACCGCGGCACCTCGCAGGCGATCGGCATCGTCTCCGACGCGGGCACCTTCTTCCCGATGCTTGCGAAAAAATTGGACGAACTCTCGGAAAAAATCAACGGGTGA
- a CDS encoding NTP transferase domain-containing protein: MLALILAGGQGSRLNMGEKPLVTICGRPMIAYVIDAFADAGSEIMVVSSPRTPYTRNWCRAQGIDLYATGARGYVADIVEAVTALGEEGPVFTSVSDIPCIRGEIVERIQEAYISAGTDALSTWVPSALCRGSSFRAAYQETVDGVPACPAGVNILLGARIEEEQEESRLLLDEPALGFNVNTQDDLARAVRFICAGKKRHSA, encoded by the coding sequence ATGCTTGCCCTGATCCTTGCCGGGGGCCAGGGCTCCCGCCTCAATATGGGAGAAAAACCTCTCGTGACCATCTGCGGGCGGCCGATGATTGCCTATGTCATCGACGCCTTTGCCGACGCGGGCTCTGAGATCATGGTCGTTTCATCGCCCCGGACCCCGTACACCAGAAACTGGTGCCGGGCGCAGGGGATCGATCTCTATGCCACCGGGGCGCGCGGATATGTCGCAGATATCGTCGAAGCGGTGACCGCACTCGGCGAAGAGGGGCCGGTCTTCACCTCGGTCTCCGACATCCCCTGTATCAGGGGAGAGATCGTAGAGAGGATACAGGAGGCGTACATCTCTGCAGGCACCGACGCCCTCTCCACCTGGGTGCCGTCGGCCCTCTGTCGCGGCTCGTCTTTTCGCGCCGCCTACCAGGAGACGGTCGACGGCGTCCCTGCCTGCCCTGCCGGGGTAAACATCCTCCTCGGTGCGCGGATCGAGGAAGAACAGGAAGAATCCCGCCTTCTCCTCGACGAACCCGCGCTCGGCTTCAATGTCAATACACAGGACGACCTTGCCCGTGCGGTGCGTTTTATCTGCGCCGGAAAAAAGCGGCATTCTGCCTGA
- a CDS encoding histidinol-phosphate transaminase, protein MECQICVIFVNMSGTYPRRIEHGGRLRWHRRHSRENILDFSASINPFPPHVPFSPPEEAIASYPDDGYETLKEAIGQVFHRDPAEITVGNGSVEVIRAFCVAAIRPGESGAIRPPTFGEYEMAVRLCGGRVTGDAAGAAVRFLCNPNNPDGALTAREAVLAILDTLEPGQRLFIDEAFIELADPTASVSDVRDPALFVSRSITKSFAVPGIRFGFGFGDPDLVAEIEARRLPWTVNAYAESFALAALDRYADLGESRRLIEIERAWLAGRLRDLGLSPLPSTANYILVPLPCPADGLTERLLLSYGILVRDCTSFGLPGMIRVAVRRRDENMRLVEALAACLP, encoded by the coding sequence ATGGAATGCCAAATTTGCGTGATATTCGTCAATATGTCAGGGACGTATCCCCGCCGGATTGAACACGGCGGCAGACTCAGGTGGCACAGGCGGCATTCGAGAGAAAATATTCTTGATTTTAGTGCAAGCATCAACCCTTTCCCTCCGCATGTCCCCTTCTCGCCCCCGGAAGAGGCGATTGCGTCCTACCCCGATGACGGATATGAAACCCTGAAAGAAGCGATCGGGCAGGTGTTTCACCGGGATCCCGCGGAGATCACGGTAGGGAATGGGTCTGTCGAGGTGATCCGCGCGTTCTGTGTCGCCGCCATCAGGCCCGGTGAGAGCGGTGCGATCAGGCCTCCGACCTTCGGGGAATATGAGATGGCAGTCAGGCTCTGCGGGGGCAGGGTGACCGGCGATGCGGCCGGCGCGGCTGTCCGGTTCCTCTGCAACCCGAACAACCCTGACGGTGCGCTCACCGCGCGGGAGGCGGTGCTCGCGATCCTCGACACCCTCGAACCCGGCCAGCGCCTTTTTATCGACGAGGCCTTCATCGAACTTGCCGACCCGACCGCAAGCGTCTCTGACGTCAGGGATCCCGCGCTCTTCGTCTCGCGCTCGATCACCAAGTCCTTTGCCGTCCCCGGCATCAGGTTCGGTTTTGGCTTCGGTGACCCCGACCTTGTCGCGGAGATCGAGGCGCGCCGCCTCCCCTGGACGGTGAATGCCTATGCTGAGAGTTTTGCCCTGGCCGCACTGGACAGGTATGCTGATCTTGGCGAATCCCGGAGGCTTATCGAGATCGAGCGGGCCTGGCTTGCAGGGCGACTCCGCGACCTCGGTCTCTCTCCCCTGCCGTCCACGGCAAACTACATTCTGGTTCCCCTTCCCTGTCCTGCTGACGGGCTTACCGAACGCCTCCTCCTCTCCTATGGCATCCTTGTCCGTGACTGCACCTCTTTCGGCCTGCCCGGGATGATCAGGGTTGCGGTGCGGAGGCGTGATGAGAACATGCGCCTTGTGGAGGCACTTGCGGCATGCTTGCCCTGA
- a CDS encoding ribbon-helix-helix domain-containing protein has protein sequence MERITIRLPKQQVDMLQRLVDGGEFPTVSEAVRHAVRELVEKRGDRVMRESDQVSFKV, from the coding sequence ATGGAGCGGATCACGATCAGACTCCCCAAACAGCAGGTCGATATGCTGCAAAGGCTTGTTGACGGCGGCGAATTTCCCACCGTGTCAGAGGCGGTACGACACGCGGTACGGGAACTCGTCGAAAAGCGTGGAGACCGCGTAATGAGGGAGAGCGACCAGGTGTCATTCAAGGTTTAG
- the ftsZ gene encoding cell division protein FtsZ gives MQTIINEAMKNAEREKTLNIQDGIIGDEDDFLGQPRIVIVGCGGAGNNTINRLYHMQVCGAETIAINTDKQHLDMIQADKRILIGKSLTKGLGAGGFPDVGKRAAEMARPTLEKLLETADLCFITAGMGGGTGTGVAPVVAQIAKEQGAIVVGMVSYPFQVEKARLLRAEDGLQQLASYADSVIVLDNNRLINYVPNLPLGQAFSVMDQLIAETVKGISETITQPSLINIDYADVRAIMSKGGVACMLVGESKQQNKAESVVHECLSHPLLDIDYRGATGSLIHITGGSDLTLQDAEEIASSLTYELDPHADVIWGARVNNDYEGKVRVMAIMTGVKSAQILGGRQSNFVPASKPAPMPSGRSAAPQRSFARDQTSGHLIDFL, from the coding sequence ATGCAAACAATCATCAACGAGGCAATGAAAAACGCTGAACGCGAGAAAACGCTGAATATTCAGGACGGGATCATCGGTGACGAGGACGATTTCCTCGGCCAGCCGCGCATCGTCATCGTCGGTTGCGGAGGCGCCGGCAACAACACGATCAACAGGCTCTACCACATGCAGGTTTGTGGAGCCGAGACGATCGCGATCAACACCGACAAGCAGCACCTCGACATGATCCAGGCCGACAAGCGCATCCTCATCGGCAAGTCGCTCACCAAGGGCCTTGGTGCAGGCGGATTCCCTGACGTCGGCAAGAGGGCCGCGGAAATGGCGCGCCCCACTCTTGAAAAACTCCTTGAGACAGCCGATCTCTGTTTCATCACGGCCGGCATGGGCGGCGGCACCGGCACAGGCGTTGCCCCGGTCGTTGCGCAGATTGCCAAGGAACAGGGCGCCATCGTCGTCGGCATGGTCAGTTACCCCTTCCAGGTCGAGAAGGCACGCCTGCTCCGCGCGGAGGACGGCCTCCAGCAACTCGCCAGCTACGCTGACTCGGTGATTGTCCTCGACAACAACCGGCTCATCAACTATGTCCCCAACCTGCCCCTCGGCCAGGCCTTCTCGGTGATGGACCAGCTCATCGCAGAAACGGTGAAGGGCATCTCCGAAACGATCACCCAGCCTTCTCTCATCAACATCGACTACGCAGATGTGCGGGCGATCATGAGTAAGGGCGGCGTCGCCTGCATGCTCGTCGGCGAGAGCAAACAGCAGAACAAAGCCGAGAGCGTCGTCCACGAGTGCCTCTCCCACCCCCTGCTGGACATCGACTACCGCGGCGCCACAGGCAGCCTCATCCACATCACCGGCGGCAGCGACCTCACCCTCCAGGACGCTGAGGAGATCGCAAGTTCCCTCACCTATGAACTCGACCCCCACGCCGACGTCATCTGGGGCGCACGCGTGAACAACGACTACGAAGGCAAGGTCAGGGTCATGGCAATCATGACCGGCGTCAAGAGCGCCCAGATCCTCGGCGGCAGGCAGAGCAACTTTGTCCCCGCGAGCAAGCCCGCCCCCATGCCGTCCGGCAGGTCGGCCGCCCCCCAGCGGAGTTTCGCACGTGACCAGACAAGCGGCCACCTCATCGATTTCCTCTGA